The following proteins come from a genomic window of Oricola thermophila:
- a CDS encoding fumarylacetoacetate hydrolase family protein, whose protein sequence is MTGHFFDMPELPAIPVRGADRTFPVRRIFCVGRNYAAHAAEMGHEVDREAPFYFTKSPFALAHSGATIPYPPGTGNFHHEMELALAIGKPVFRAGPEEAARAIFGYACALDMTRRDLQQAERVKQRPWDLGKDAENSAVVAPITRAAEFGAVGDQRIHLEVNGRTRQDATLAEMIWKVDEIISHLSGFYHLAPGDVIMTGTPAGVGPVVAGDRITGGIDGLDDIALTIGEPE, encoded by the coding sequence ATGACCGGCCACTTTTTCGATATGCCCGAACTCCCGGCAATTCCCGTCAGGGGGGCGGACAGGACTTTTCCCGTTCGGCGGATATTCTGCGTCGGCCGGAACTATGCGGCGCATGCCGCCGAGATGGGGCATGAGGTGGATCGCGAGGCGCCGTTCTACTTCACGAAATCGCCCTTCGCGCTGGCGCACTCCGGGGCGACGATTCCCTATCCTCCGGGAACCGGGAATTTCCACCACGAAATGGAACTCGCGCTGGCCATCGGCAAACCGGTGTTCAGGGCGGGGCCGGAAGAGGCCGCCCGTGCGATCTTCGGCTATGCCTGCGCTCTCGACATGACGCGGCGGGACCTTCAGCAGGCAGAACGCGTCAAGCAGCGCCCGTGGGATCTCGGCAAGGACGCGGAGAACTCGGCCGTCGTGGCGCCGATCACCCGCGCCGCGGAATTCGGCGCGGTCGGCGACCAGCGCATACACCTCGAGGTCAACGGCCGGACACGGCAGGATGCAACCTTGGCGGAGATGATCTGGAAGGTCGACGAAATCATCAGCCACCTGTCCGGCTTCTATCATCTGGCTCCCGGCGACGTGATCATGACCGGCACGCCGGCCGGGGTCGGACCCGTGGTCGCCGGCGACCGGATCACCGGCGGCATCGACGGTCTCGACGATATCGCGCTGACGATCGGCGAGCCGGAATGA
- a CDS encoding ABC transporter ATP-binding protein, with the protein MGSITLQKVEKWFGELQVIKGVDLEIDDGEFVIFVGPSGCGKSTLLRLISGLEEVSRGRILIDGRDVTAAVPSERQLSMVFQSYALYPHMTVGENMGFGLKTAGHPKSEIAERVADAARILKLEDYLDRKPKQLSGGQRQRVAIGRAITRKPVGFLFDEPLSNLDAALRVEMRFEIAKLHETLGTTIVYVTHDQVEAMTLADKIVVLRDGAIMQVGSPRTLYEKPENLFVAQFIGSPKMNILPCSTGDGKFHLPGQGSGPFDRGPGKAAVKLGIRPEHIELTDPEGAVCRGRVEVTEYLGADTYLYLDCGEAGQLVVRTDDAPADIRGRTVGLSFDPARLHFFDSEGRVV; encoded by the coding sequence ATGGGATCGATCACGCTGCAGAAAGTGGAAAAATGGTTCGGCGAGCTGCAGGTCATCAAGGGCGTCGACCTCGAGATCGACGACGGCGAGTTCGTCATCTTCGTCGGCCCTTCCGGATGCGGGAAGTCCACGCTGTTGCGACTGATATCGGGGCTCGAGGAAGTGTCGCGCGGAAGGATACTGATCGACGGAAGGGACGTGACCGCCGCCGTGCCGTCGGAACGCCAACTGTCCATGGTGTTCCAGTCCTATGCCCTGTATCCGCACATGACGGTGGGAGAGAACATGGGGTTCGGGCTGAAGACGGCCGGACACCCGAAATCCGAGATCGCCGAGCGGGTGGCCGATGCCGCGCGCATCCTGAAACTCGAGGACTATCTCGACCGCAAGCCGAAGCAGCTTTCCGGCGGGCAGCGCCAGCGCGTCGCCATCGGCCGCGCCATCACGCGCAAGCCTGTCGGCTTCCTGTTCGACGAGCCGCTTTCCAACCTCGATGCCGCGCTGCGTGTGGAAATGCGCTTCGAAATCGCCAAGCTGCACGAGACGCTGGGGACGACCATCGTTTACGTGACCCACGACCAGGTCGAGGCGATGACGCTCGCCGACAAGATCGTGGTGCTCAGGGATGGCGCGATCATGCAGGTCGGCTCGCCGCGCACGCTGTACGAGAAACCGGAAAACCTGTTCGTGGCCCAGTTCATCGGTTCGCCGAAGATGAACATCCTGCCGTGCTCCACCGGCGACGGAAAGTTTCACCTGCCCGGCCAGGGCAGCGGGCCGTTCGACCGCGGACCGGGAAAGGCCGCGGTCAAGCTCGGCATCCGGCCGGAACACATAGAACTGACCGACCCGGAGGGGGCGGTGTGCCGGGGTCGTGTCGAGGTGACGGAATATCTCGGTGCCGACACCTATCTCTATCTCGATTGCGGCGAGGCGGGACAGCTGGTCGTGCGCACCGATGACGCGCCCGCTGACATCAGGGGCAGGACGGTGGGCCTGTCCTTCGATCCGGCACGGCTGCATTTCTTCGATTCCGAGGGGCGAGTCGTCTAG
- a CDS encoding Gfo/Idh/MocA family protein, producing MTVKYAIIGSGMMGQEHIRNIGLVEGARITAVAEPDAAMRAAAAALVPGDVAFCEDYRELLKRADADAFVVASPNHTHAEILDRLIEDGRPVLVEKPVVKDREEARRIADKAAGRDAPIWVAMEYRYMPGVTRLLADLKAGRAGRVHMVSITERRFPFLPKVGNWNRFNASSGGTLVEKCCHFFDLMRLMTGAEPARIHAIGGQAINHLDESYDGRVPDVLDHSFVTIEFSNGVAAMLELCMFAEGSHFQERVSAIGAEALLEARVPGPGRFEPDGQCKHAEYAIADRASRRETVEVMEVDPEILARGDHHGSTYYQHLGFNRMVREGGAPEVSLEDGLKAVAMGLAAQRSIAERQPVDLDATNYPA from the coding sequence ATGACAGTCAAATACGCAATCATCGGCTCCGGCATGATGGGCCAGGAGCATATCCGCAATATCGGGCTCGTGGAGGGCGCGCGGATCACGGCGGTCGCCGAGCCGGACGCGGCCATGCGTGCCGCGGCGGCGGCGCTGGTGCCGGGCGATGTCGCATTTTGCGAGGACTACCGCGAGCTGCTGAAACGCGCGGACGCGGACGCGTTCGTGGTGGCCTCGCCCAACCACACCCATGCCGAGATCCTCGACCGGCTGATCGAGGACGGGCGGCCGGTCCTCGTCGAGAAGCCGGTGGTGAAGGACCGGGAGGAGGCGCGCCGCATCGCCGACAAGGCGGCCGGCCGCGACGCGCCGATCTGGGTGGCGATGGAATATCGCTACATGCCCGGCGTCACCCGCCTGCTGGCGGACCTGAAGGCCGGGCGCGCGGGGCGCGTTCACATGGTCTCGATCACGGAGCGGCGCTTTCCCTTCCTGCCGAAGGTGGGCAACTGGAACCGGTTCAACGCCTCGTCGGGCGGAACGCTGGTGGAGAAATGCTGCCACTTCTTCGACCTGATGCGGCTGATGACCGGGGCGGAGCCGGCCAGGATCCACGCCATCGGCGGGCAGGCCATCAACCATCTCGACGAATCCTATGACGGACGGGTGCCCGACGTGCTCGACCACAGCTTCGTCACCATCGAGTTCTCGAACGGCGTCGCCGCGATGCTCGAACTGTGCATGTTCGCCGAGGGGTCGCATTTCCAGGAGCGGGTCAGCGCGATCGGCGCCGAGGCGCTGCTGGAGGCGCGGGTGCCGGGGCCGGGCCGCTTCGAGCCGGACGGGCAGTGCAAGCATGCCGAATACGCGATCGCGGACCGCGCTTCGCGCAGGGAAACGGTCGAGGTGATGGAGGTCGACCCCGAGATACTGGCGCGCGGCGACCATCACGGCTCGACCTACTACCAGCATCTCGGCTTCAACCGGATGGTCCGCGAGGGCGGCGCGCCGGAGGTGAGCCTCGAGGACGGGCTGAAGGCCGTCGCCATGGGGCTGGCGGCGCAGCGCTCGATCGCCGAGCGCCAGCCGGTCGATCTCGATGCGACCAACTACCCGGCGTGA
- a CDS encoding TRAP transporter substrate-binding protein, with the protein MNFIRRNLLGLAGLAGLSALAAGLGTAQATAQEVTLRLHQFLPAQANVPKHVLDVWADKVEADSDGRIKIQRFPSMQLGGTPPELIDQAIDGVADIVWTVAGYTPGRFPRAEVFELPFMMTNAEATSRAYWELAEKEMFDQDFKDFHVLAVWVHGPGVIHSNNPIRTVGDLNGVKLRAPTRTTNMLFSSLGATPVGMPVPAIPEALSKGVVDGAVIPWEVAGILKVGELVNNHTEFGGASLYTTSFIFAMNKERYESLPDDLKAVIDANSGIEFSAFAGKTQAAYDAPIRKDAVERGNNIIELSEEEVQEWRDASQATLDAWVKELDERGLDGTALLEEARALISKYTEGN; encoded by the coding sequence ATGAATTTCATCCGTAGAAATCTGCTTGGTCTGGCCGGTCTCGCCGGCCTGTCGGCCCTTGCGGCCGGCCTCGGCACCGCCCAGGCCACGGCCCAGGAAGTGACGCTGCGGCTGCACCAGTTCCTTCCTGCACAGGCCAATGTGCCGAAACACGTGCTCGACGTCTGGGCCGACAAGGTCGAGGCCGATTCCGACGGACGCATCAAGATCCAGCGCTTTCCGTCCATGCAGCTCGGCGGCACCCCGCCGGAGCTGATCGACCAGGCGATCGACGGCGTTGCCGATATCGTATGGACCGTCGCCGGCTACACGCCGGGCCGGTTCCCGCGGGCGGAGGTGTTCGAGCTTCCCTTCATGATGACCAATGCCGAGGCCACGTCCCGGGCCTACTGGGAGCTGGCCGAGAAGGAAATGTTCGACCAGGACTTCAAGGACTTCCACGTCCTTGCCGTCTGGGTGCACGGACCGGGCGTCATCCACTCGAACAACCCCATTCGCACGGTCGGGGATCTCAACGGCGTGAAGCTGCGGGCGCCGACGCGCACGACGAACATGCTGTTCTCGTCTCTGGGCGCGACGCCGGTCGGCATGCCGGTCCCGGCGATCCCGGAAGCGCTGTCGAAGGGCGTGGTCGACGGTGCCGTCATCCCCTGGGAAGTGGCCGGCATCCTCAAGGTGGGCGAACTGGTCAACAACCATACAGAGTTCGGCGGTGCCTCGCTCTACACGACCTCCTTCATCTTCGCGATGAACAAGGAGCGCTACGAAAGCCTGCCGGACGACCTGAAGGCCGTGATCGATGCCAATTCGGGCATCGAGTTCTCTGCCTTTGCGGGAAAGACCCAGGCCGCCTATGATGCGCCTATCCGCAAGGATGCGGTCGAGCGGGGCAACAACATCATCGAGCTTTCCGAGGAAGAGGTCCAGGAATGGCGCGATGCCTCCCAGGCGACCTTAGACGCCTGGGTCAAGGAACTCGACGAAAGGGGACTCGACGGTACCGCTCTTCTCGAAGAGGCGCGTGCGCTGATTTCCAAGTACACCGAGGGTAACTGA
- a CDS encoding carbohydrate ABC transporter permease: MNQAVERTAGTAKPPAGPPKAIGPLARRERNLAYSMLLPTFAIVMAVVLAPLLANFWISFKPVGLGDLRAATLFVNERMRGDLEAPGDTATLEYRLRNSSQDKPLRDVSFTDTLPEGLSVTGDTDPRCSLEGRELRCVLGEVEARFRDTIRIEVTVEQAYIDNPVAVRASEAIPQVTSDNVLTNFEFTLENFDKVFSASEFWHVMRVTVYYTVFATLGAIILGLFAAQILNTAFAGRTALRGLFLFPYVAPVIAVAFTWVLLLDPFSGAFNAILRQIGAIEQPINFLGQRAVPVDFFGLRFNFPVALTTIIMIEAWRSFPLSFLFILARMQSISADLYEAAEMDGASPLQQFWYISLPQLVGILAILFLLRFIWSFNNFDDIFLLTGGAAGTRTLTVNVYEQAFAISNLGAGAAVAVVVFLVLLCFSIVIFKYSPRDEG; encoded by the coding sequence ATGAACCAAGCCGTCGAACGCACCGCAGGCACCGCCAAGCCGCCTGCCGGCCCGCCGAAAGCCATCGGCCCGCTGGCCCGGCGCGAGCGGAATCTCGCCTATTCCATGTTGCTGCCGACCTTCGCAATCGTGATGGCGGTGGTGCTGGCGCCGCTGCTGGCCAATTTCTGGATCTCGTTCAAGCCGGTCGGGCTGGGAGACCTGCGCGCCGCCACGCTGTTCGTCAACGAGCGGATGAGGGGCGACCTGGAGGCGCCCGGCGACACGGCGACACTGGAATACCGGCTGCGCAATTCGTCCCAGGACAAGCCGCTGCGCGACGTCAGCTTCACGGACACGCTGCCGGAAGGCCTGAGCGTGACAGGCGATACGGACCCGCGCTGCAGCCTGGAGGGCCGCGAATTGCGCTGCGTCCTCGGCGAGGTCGAAGCCCGGTTCCGCGATACGATCCGCATCGAGGTGACGGTGGAGCAGGCCTATATCGACAATCCGGTTGCCGTGCGCGCCAGCGAGGCGATCCCGCAAGTCACCTCGGACAACGTGCTCACGAATTTCGAGTTCACGCTCGAGAATTTCGACAAGGTCTTCTCGGCATCCGAATTCTGGCACGTGATGCGCGTGACGGTCTACTACACCGTCTTCGCGACGCTGGGCGCGATCATCCTCGGCCTGTTCGCCGCGCAGATCCTAAACACCGCCTTTGCCGGGCGGACGGCGCTTCGGGGCCTGTTCCTGTTTCCCTATGTCGCGCCGGTGATCGCCGTCGCCTTTACCTGGGTGCTGCTGCTCGACCCGTTCTCGGGCGCCTTCAACGCGATCCTGCGCCAGATCGGCGCGATCGAGCAGCCGATCAACTTCCTCGGCCAGCGTGCTGTCCCGGTCGATTTCTTCGGTCTCAGGTTCAACTTTCCCGTCGCGCTGACCACGATCATCATGATCGAGGCGTGGCGCAGCTTCCCTCTGTCCTTCCTGTTCATCCTGGCGCGAATGCAGTCGATTTCCGCTGACCTGTACGAAGCGGCCGAGATGGATGGCGCCTCGCCGCTGCAACAGTTCTGGTACATCTCGCTGCCGCAGCTGGTCGGGATCCTGGCGATCCTGTTCCTGCTGCGCTTCATCTGGAGCTTCAACAATTTCGACGACATCTTCCTGCTGACCGGCGGCGCAGCGGGCACGCGCACGCTGACGGTGAACGTCTACGAGCAGGCCTTCGCCATCTCCAACCTGGGCGCCGGCGCGGCGGTGGCCGTGGTGGTGTTCCTGGTGCTGCTGTGCTTCTCGATCGTCATCTTCAAATATTCGCCGCGGGACGAGGGCTGA
- a CDS encoding MGH1-like glycoside hydrolase domain-containing protein yields the protein MTNDLENRAIAILKANDRGGYTVPTAGLYPYQWNWDSAFAALGFATFDRDRAWREIETLFDGQWEDGMVPHIIFRKNDPGYFPGPDIWGSRTEPPTSGHSQPPVVASVARWLVETGGREDERRAHEMFPKLMAWHEWWHCYRDPDETGLVGIVHPWESGRDNCPDWDIGMNNIVVPDDLGTYHRRDTDWVDPSERPTQETYDRYLTIVKFGRECGWDHDIVVREGPFFMADPCVQFVLMRADRDLMALAERFDDARARGRIADWVARDEAGAQAMWSDEACGFVATDLRTGSKSPAITNASMLAFYGGAGTEEQRAEMVRHAREILDGCRYVFPSWDPRHEGFEQRRYWRGPVWSVMNWMMAAGFERHGLADLAMRVRRDTLAMVRQSGFFEYFDPLTGEGLGGPNFTWTAAIHLALVSEHGAAEVA from the coding sequence ATGACCAACGACCTGGAAAACCGCGCAATCGCAATACTGAAGGCGAACGACCGCGGGGGCTATACCGTGCCGACCGCGGGCCTCTATCCCTACCAGTGGAACTGGGACTCCGCCTTTGCCGCGCTCGGCTTCGCGACATTCGACCGCGACCGCGCCTGGCGCGAGATCGAGACCCTCTTCGACGGACAGTGGGAGGACGGCATGGTTCCCCACATCATCTTCCGGAAGAACGATCCGGGCTATTTTCCCGGTCCCGACATCTGGGGTTCGCGCACGGAGCCGCCGACCTCCGGTCACTCGCAGCCGCCCGTCGTCGCCTCGGTGGCACGCTGGCTGGTCGAGACCGGCGGGCGCGAGGACGAGCGCCGCGCGCACGAGATGTTCCCCAAGCTAATGGCCTGGCACGAATGGTGGCACTGCTACCGCGATCCAGACGAGACCGGACTGGTCGGAATCGTGCATCCTTGGGAATCCGGGCGCGACAATTGCCCGGACTGGGATATCGGGATGAACAACATCGTCGTTCCTGACGATCTCGGCACCTATCACCGCCGCGACACCGACTGGGTGGACCCGTCCGAGCGGCCGACGCAGGAGACCTACGATCGATACCTCACCATCGTGAAATTCGGCCGCGAATGCGGCTGGGACCACGACATCGTGGTGCGCGAGGGACCGTTCTTCATGGCCGATCCCTGCGTGCAGTTCGTATTGATGCGTGCCGATCGCGACCTCATGGCGCTGGCCGAACGGTTCGACGATGCGCGTGCACGTGGCCGGATCGCGGACTGGGTGGCCCGCGACGAGGCCGGAGCGCAGGCAATGTGGAGCGACGAGGCGTGCGGGTTCGTCGCCACCGACCTTCGCACCGGAAGCAAGTCGCCGGCCATCACCAACGCTTCCATGCTGGCCTTCTACGGTGGCGCGGGAACGGAGGAGCAACGCGCGGAAATGGTCCGCCATGCACGCGAGATCCTCGACGGCTGCCGCTACGTGTTCCCGAGCTGGGACCCGCGCCACGAGGGTTTCGAGCAGCGGCGCTACTGGCGGGGGCCGGTCTGGTCGGTGATGAACTGGATGATGGCAGCCGGATTCGAACGTCACGGCCTTGCCGACCTGGCCATGCGCGTGCGCCGCGACACGCTGGCGATGGTCCGCCAGTCCGGCTTCTTCGAATATTTCGATCCGCTGACCGGCGAGGGGCTGGGCGGTCCCAACTTCACTTGGACCGCCGCCATCCACCTTGCACTGGTCAGCGAACACGGTGCGGCCGAGGTGGCCTGA
- a CDS encoding carbohydrate ABC transporter permease, translated as MLGIAVGAVWGTVWMMLIAVVFMLVSGAITAPPAGAAMLAGAVCGGLISAFPPAARTPGLKIAAIGSVIIVLGMATLGRPLGLPVSTAPAAQTVAIAAFVLMTWFAIDRCMRGAPSGRPTRYQFETILIRLAKGLGLVFFTTMVALPFYVMVMTSLKNQAELIANPLDFSLDLAQGPAGLFRSYIELFTTYHFGTFLLNTAIVSVGTVIITLSFAVPGAYAVARLRFPGQAFLSRSILLIYMVPSIVLVIPLYSVFSQLGLRNSLLGLLIVYPATTIPVALYMLQGHFRGIPSELEEAGLMDGLTRAGVIAKITMPLALPALASVALYVFMIAWNEFLFAFMFLDNLDMFTLSRGVVSLNSSEVPRQHLMAGAVIATVPVLVLFLWFERFLVSGLTAGGVKG; from the coding sequence TTGCTGGGGATTGCGGTCGGCGCCGTATGGGGCACCGTCTGGATGATGCTGATCGCGGTCGTCTTCATGCTCGTGTCGGGCGCGATCACGGCACCGCCGGCGGGCGCGGCGATGCTCGCGGGCGCGGTCTGCGGCGGACTGATCTCGGCATTTCCGCCGGCCGCCCGCACGCCGGGATTGAAGATCGCGGCCATCGGATCGGTCATCATCGTTCTCGGCATGGCGACCCTGGGCAGACCGCTGGGACTGCCGGTCTCGACAGCGCCGGCCGCGCAGACGGTCGCGATCGCCGCCTTCGTGCTGATGACCTGGTTCGCCATCGACCGGTGCATGCGCGGCGCGCCGTCCGGCCGGCCGACCCGCTACCAGTTCGAAACGATCCTGATCCGTCTCGCCAAGGGTCTCGGCCTGGTCTTCTTCACGACAATGGTCGCCCTGCCATTCTACGTGATGGTCATGACGAGCCTGAAGAACCAGGCGGAGCTGATCGCCAATCCGCTGGACTTCTCGCTCGACCTCGCGCAGGGACCGGCGGGACTGTTCCGCTCCTATATCGAACTGTTCACCACCTACCACTTCGGCACCTTCCTGCTGAACACGGCCATCGTCTCCGTCGGCACCGTGATCATCACGCTGAGCTTCGCCGTACCCGGCGCCTACGCGGTCGCGCGGCTGCGGTTCCCCGGACAGGCGTTCCTGTCGCGGTCCATCCTGCTCATCTACATGGTGCCGAGCATCGTGCTGGTGATCCCGCTCTACTCGGTTTTCTCGCAGCTCGGGCTGCGCAACTCGCTGCTCGGCCTGTTGATCGTCTATCCCGCCACCACGATTCCCGTGGCGCTCTACATGCTGCAGGGCCATTTCCGCGGCATCCCGTCGGAACTGGAGGAGGCCGGGCTGATGGACGGGCTGACGCGCGCCGGCGTGATCGCCAAGATCACCATGCCGCTGGCGCTTCCGGCGCTGGCCTCGGTCGCGCTCTACGTCTTCATGATCGCCTGGAACGAGTTCCTGTTCGCCTTCATGTTCCTCGACAATCTCGACATGTTCACGCTGTCCCGCGGCGTGGTTTCCCTCAATTCGTCCGAAGTGCCGCGCCAGCACCTCATGGCCGGCGCGGTCATCGCCACCGTGCCAGTCCTGGTGCTCTTCCTTTGGTTCGAACGCTTCCTGGTTTCAGGCCTGACGGCTGGCGGCGTGAAAGGCTGA
- a CDS encoding ABC transporter substrate-binding protein — MRIIAKLTGTMLLSASMVTLAQADTIRFWTTEEQPERLAVQEKIAAAFKEKTGHDVEVIPVTESDLGTRATAAFAAGDLPDVIYLTLQYVLPWAEAGILDVETNGDIVEELGVDTFQAGAVSMADFDGLTAAVPVDGWTQMIVYRKDLFDAAGLAAPDSYANITAAIEKLHNPPEIYGFVAATKVDENFMSQVLEHVFLANGVSPVDSDGFAPLDEAKTTEVLEFYKALAEASPPGDLFWQQSRELYFSGNAAMIIWSPFILDELAGLRDSAPPTINDDPTSAELASKTDVVTTFSGPSNPDGAAWADVRYLGVTSDANTDVAAEFVKFSMDEGYLDTLSMAPEGKFPVRTGTADEPNKFVEGWSQLPVGVDRKAPLSELYPAETVSRITTGLETADRWGVKEGQLSLASKIINSQIINRVVRQYIDGEIDAATAVAMMNEQLAAVD; from the coding sequence ATGCGCATCATTGCCAAACTGACCGGGACCATGCTGCTCTCAGCCAGCATGGTCACGCTCGCCCAGGCCGACACGATCCGGTTCTGGACGACGGAAGAGCAGCCTGAACGGTTGGCGGTCCAGGAAAAGATCGCCGCGGCCTTCAAGGAGAAGACCGGCCACGATGTCGAGGTGATCCCGGTGACGGAAAGCGACCTGGGAACGCGCGCGACCGCGGCCTTTGCAGCCGGCGACCTGCCGGACGTGATCTACCTGACCCTGCAATATGTGCTGCCATGGGCCGAGGCGGGAATCCTCGACGTGGAGACCAACGGCGACATCGTCGAGGAACTCGGCGTCGACACGTTCCAGGCCGGCGCGGTCTCGATGGCCGATTTCGACGGCCTGACGGCGGCGGTTCCCGTCGACGGCTGGACGCAGATGATCGTCTACCGCAAGGACCTGTTCGACGCGGCCGGCCTTGCGGCGCCCGATTCCTACGCGAACATCACCGCGGCAATCGAGAAGCTGCACAATCCGCCGGAAATTTACGGTTTCGTCGCGGCGACCAAGGTCGACGAGAACTTCATGAGCCAGGTGCTCGAGCACGTCTTTCTCGCCAACGGGGTCTCGCCGGTCGACAGTGACGGCTTCGCACCGCTGGACGAGGCGAAGACGACGGAGGTGCTGGAATTCTACAAGGCGCTGGCCGAAGCGTCGCCGCCCGGCGACCTGTTCTGGCAGCAGTCGCGCGAGCTCTACTTCTCCGGCAATGCCGCGATGATCATCTGGTCGCCCTTCATTCTCGACGAACTGGCCGGGCTTCGCGATTCCGCGCCGCCTACCATCAATGACGATCCGACATCGGCGGAACTGGCGTCGAAGACCGACGTGGTCACGACCTTCTCCGGTCCGTCCAACCCGGACGGGGCCGCGTGGGCGGACGTGCGCTACCTTGGCGTCACGTCGGATGCGAATACGGACGTCGCCGCCGAGTTCGTGAAGTTCTCCATGGACGAGGGCTATCTCGACACGCTGTCGATGGCGCCGGAAGGCAAGTTCCCGGTCCGCACCGGCACGGCTGACGAGCCGAACAAGTTCGTCGAGGGCTGGTCGCAACTGCCGGTGGGCGTCGACCGCAAGGCGCCGCTGTCTGAACTCTATCCGGCGGAGACCGTGTCGCGGATCACCACCGGCCTGGAGACGGCGGACCGCTGGGGCGTGAAGGAAGGCCAGCTCTCCCTTGCCTCCAAGATCATCAACAGCCAGATCATCAACCGGGTCGTTCGCCAGTATATCGACGGGGAAATCGACGCGGCGACGGCCGTGGCCATGATGAACGAACAACTCGCGGCAGTGGACTGA
- a CDS encoding L-fucose/L-arabinose isomerase family protein, whose amino-acid sequence MAEVHRLFVLGRPTFDVDHARACSPAAISLLRDSGVQFTGDGDMLFDNAQVAAAIEASAGDAADGVIVIQSTFTDAEAICMIAERFGGPLRIWALPEPRTGGRLRLNAFCGLNLAAHALGLRNREFVPLYAAPERPGTAERVKAWLKASPLPAPVTREPRETASQAGEAALRALRGMRIGRIGEHPAGFDTCAYSDEGLDALARVRVETIGLDRLFDAARAVPEDEVGQVRADLADVAGIADVDQAELDRSLRLRGALDRLKAEGRYDAFAIRCWPETFTEYGGAVCGPVAMMGEKRTPCACEADVHGAISAYMLQAIAGEPAFLADIVDIDADDDTAVLWHCGQAPRSMARRAEPVAATIHSNRKMPLLFQFALKPGRVTLARISQAGGRLTMAVATGEMLDAPPSFGGTSGVLRLDVPAAAFLENMLGATLEHHVALAYGDHRDALEHVARELRLPVLDLTP is encoded by the coding sequence ATGGCTGAAGTCCATCGTCTCTTCGTCCTGGGACGTCCCACCTTCGACGTCGACCATGCCCGGGCCTGCAGCCCGGCGGCGATCTCGCTGTTGCGTGACAGCGGCGTGCAGTTCACCGGCGATGGCGACATGCTGTTCGACAACGCGCAGGTGGCCGCGGCCATAGAGGCCAGCGCGGGCGATGCGGCCGACGGCGTGATCGTCATCCAGTCGACCTTCACCGATGCCGAAGCGATCTGCATGATCGCCGAACGGTTCGGCGGTCCGCTTCGCATCTGGGCGCTGCCGGAACCGCGGACCGGCGGGCGCCTGCGCCTCAACGCCTTCTGCGGCCTCAACCTCGCGGCCCACGCACTCGGCCTGCGAAACAGGGAATTCGTTCCGCTCTACGCTGCGCCGGAGCGGCCGGGGACGGCGGAGCGGGTGAAGGCATGGCTGAAGGCCTCGCCGCTTCCCGCGCCCGTCACGCGCGAACCCCGCGAGACGGCGTCGCAGGCCGGAGAGGCGGCGCTTCGCGCGCTGCGCGGTATGCGGATCGGGCGCATCGGCGAGCATCCGGCCGGATTCGACACCTGCGCATACAGCGACGAGGGGCTGGACGCGCTCGCCCGGGTTCGCGTCGAGACGATCGGGCTGGACCGGCTGTTCGACGCGGCAAGGGCCGTTCCGGAAGACGAGGTCGGGCAGGTCCGCGCGGATCTCGCCGATGTCGCCGGGATCGCCGATGTCGACCAGGCGGAGCTCGACCGCTCGCTGCGCCTGCGCGGCGCGCTCGACCGGCTGAAGGCCGAGGGGCGCTACGACGCCTTCGCCATCCGCTGCTGGCCGGAGACCTTCACCGAGTATGGCGGCGCCGTTTGCGGGCCGGTGGCGATGATGGGCGAGAAGCGGACGCCCTGCGCCTGCGAGGCCGATGTCCACGGCGCGATCAGCGCCTACATGCTCCAGGCGATCGCGGGCGAGCCGGCCTTTCTTGCCGATATCGTCGACATCGATGCCGACGACGATACCGCTGTATTGTGGCATTGCGGCCAGGCACCGCGATCGATGGCGCGGCGCGCGGAACCGGTCGCGGCCACGATCCACTCGAACCGGAAAATGCCGCTGCTGTTCCAGTTCGCGCTGAAGCCGGGGCGGGTGACGCTCGCCCGCATCAGCCAGGCCGGCGGGCGGCTGACGATGGCCGTCGCCACCGGGGAGATGCTGGACGCGCCGCCCTCCTTCGGCGGCACCTCGGGCGTGTTGCGCCTCGACGTGCCGGCAGCCGCCTTTCTCGAAAACATGCTGGGCGCCACGCTCGAGCACCATGTCGCGCTCGCCTACGGCGACCACCGCGATGCGCTCGAACACGTGGCGCGCGAGCTCCGTCTTCCCGTTCTGGATCTCACGCCATGA